A stretch of Lathyrus oleraceus cultivar Zhongwan6 chromosome 6, CAAS_Psat_ZW6_1.0, whole genome shotgun sequence DNA encodes these proteins:
- the LOC127093192 gene encoding homeobox-leucine zipper protein HOX11, translating to MELALSLGDTPKLPFSFLDKPTKDPLPPSFFSEEKTSSSDPPIQLDLLPFTPVLRSHHPSSHLPIPWLTQPCGPVRELDVNRFPAMTEDLDDGASLSSPSSSVSPFPMDFSMRNNNAEYGGRNKRDKEGDSERVSDDDENGSTRKKLRLSKDQSAFLEESFKEHTTLNPKQKLALAKQLNLSPRQVEVWFQNRRARTKLKQTEVDCEYLKRCCETLTEENRRLQKELQELRALKTTQPFYMQLPATTLTMCPSCERVATNPCNNQTNKTRGLPFSNAQVQQQAQAQVQAHQIPS from the exons ATGGAACTTGCTTTGAGCTTAGGTGACACACCAAAATTACCCTTCTCTTTTCTTGACAAACCCACCAAAGATCCACTACCACCAAGTTTCTTCTCCGAAGAAAAAACAAGTTCCTCAGATCCACCTATTCAACTTGACCTTCTTCCTTTCACTCCTGTTCTTAGATCTCATCACCCTTCTTCTCATCTTCCCATTCCATGGCTCACTCAACCAT GTGGACCGGTGAGGGAGCTAGATGTAAACCGTTTTCCGGCGATGACGGAGGATCTCGACGACGGCGCGTCACTGTCATCACCCAGCAGTTCGGTGTCTCCGTTTCCTATGGATTTCAGTATGAGGAATAACAATGCTGAATATGGAGGAAGAAACAAGAGAGACAAAGAAGGTGACTCTGAAAGAGTGAGTGATGATGATGAAAACGGGTCAACTCGGAAGAAACTCAGACTCTCTAAAGATCAATCAGCTTTTCTAGAAGAAAGCTTCAAAGAACACACAACCTTAAATCCA AAGCAAAAACTTGCACTGGCAAAACAGTTGAATCTCAGTCCTCGTCAAGTTGAAGTTTGGTTTCAAAACAGAAGAGCCAG GACGAAGTTGAAGCAAACGGAAGTAGATTGTGAGTATTTGAAGAGATGTTGTGAGACATTAACAGAAGAGAATAGAAGATTACAAAAGGAACTTCAAGAGCTTAGAGCTTTGAAAACTACTCAACCATTCTACATGCAACTTCCAGCTACCACTCTCACTATGTGTCCTTCTTGTGAACGCGTGGCTACAAACCCTTGCAACAATCAAACCAACAAGACAAGAGGGTTGCCTTTCTCTAATGCCCAAGTCCAACAACAGGCCCAAGCCCAAGTTCAAGCCCATCAGATTCCTTCATGA